From the genome of Candidatus Nitrosocosmicus oleophilus, one region includes:
- a CDS encoding Lrp/AsnC family transcriptional regulator: MPLAYVLINCELGSENEVIEKIRKIPEVVEVYRVFGVYDIIVKFSTNDKETIKEIIAWKIKNLDKIRSVLSMIVTENVENE, encoded by the coding sequence GTGCCATTAGCCTATGTACTGATAAACTGCGAGCTAGGATCGGAGAATGAAGTGATCGAGAAAATTAGGAAAATTCCAGAAGTTGTTGAAGTATATAGAGTATTTGGAGTTTATGATATTATCGTAAAATTTTCTACCAACGATAAGGAAACTATAAAGGAAATTATTGCTTGGAAAATCAAAAATTTGGATAAAATTCGCTCTGTTTTGTCTATGATCGTGACAGAAAACGTAGAAAACGAATGA
- a CDS encoding DUF7482 domain-containing protein — protein MKQTFTYNKSIFAIVVALSAIVTLLSSGVAQGQDSNLSQNEPLKSTDNSTNGGNDITFISIPVEKGYVNGNLSYFISTDASEERIVSSVTNTTKFDVNYAPTLSNTSEIARQQGFVFTNGILGNGTFDHQLPVASATSGDEGYSPLFEINYVKWNNESQARILKSAADIMDAQAKGELSIEKSNVIINSPAVKIK, from the coding sequence ATGAAACAAACTTTCACCTATAATAAGTCGATTTTTGCTATAGTAGTTGCACTGAGCGCTATTGTTACTCTGTTGTCGTCCGGAGTAGCTCAGGGTCAAGATAGTAATTTATCTCAGAATGAACCATTAAAATCAACCGATAATTCTACAAACGGAGGGAACGATATCACTTTCATTAGTATTCCTGTTGAAAAAGGCTATGTCAATGGAAATTTATCATATTTCATAAGTACGGATGCATCTGAGGAAAGGATTGTATCCTCAGTTACCAATACGACCAAATTTGACGTTAACTATGCTCCGACTCTCAGTAATACATCGGAAATTGCTCGTCAACAGGGTTTTGTATTTACAAATGGAATATTAGGGAACGGTACATTTGACCATCAACTTCCAGTCGCATCAGCAACTTCCGGAGATGAAGGGTATAGTCCTTTATTCGAAATTAATTATGTGAAATGGAATAATGAATCTCAAGCAAGAATCTTAAAATCTGCAGCTGACATAATGGATGCACAAGCAAAGGGTGAACTATCTATAGAAAAATCAAATGTAATAATAAATAGTCCGGCTGTGAAGATAAAATAA
- a CDS encoding ABC transporter substrate-binding protein — translation MALLSAIAIANLVIILADSDSRMIYSSWMLIINSSIAAGLSLIALVKDRSNIKRDRTAIHLTVGLVFWFIANIIWGYYEIVLDIVSPVPSLADLFLLSAYGFLIYRLLVTYKKLGEITNKKIIYIVSIGTGFFLIYILNLMLSLTEISNFRGLMLFLVTIAYPILNSILTVLALTILLNIKNEKHHFIPWICELIGLLAIVIGDSWFAIIVLTAFVEQIWISAILLSAHYLLIAGGLVWYLRHYSNWELRISDNSITKNVRKIFSTKVVFLFIIPTAFVVIIILYLPINFATLANQVGVPWIYPAYHEPLQSNSIYQEYIVGAIVPQSGSLSSIGKPVLASLEKAENDVNGYFESHNISSRVKLLVSDSKTSPEESLAAIKKLYSSGARVVVGPATSTAVSAVLDFANENNITLLSYASTSPKLSIAGDNLFRLVPDDKSQGKVIAKKMMEDGIKVVVPFWRSDIYGNELANATKHYFEKLGGRVEEGVSYKPHTGKFATSLHRINFIMWNQELKKMNTMVSDAITKYGKESVGVYVISYDEITPILIQAQLFDNLGKVRWYGSDSVAENHHLTKNIDSADFAIQTGFINPLFSVENDNQTAHEIENDSGGDGVGAHDSSMTYAATAYDSFWIASKSLEKNFTMEINNKEMNRNDFNDILAETAESYDGTTGKIDLNLAGDRISENYDFWYVVKDNSTGGFKWETASKTLEPHH, via the coding sequence GTGGCTTTGTTATCTGCAATAGCAATTGCAAACCTTGTAATCATCCTTGCAGATTCAGACAGCAGAATGATTTATTCGAGTTGGATGTTGATTATTAATTCATCTATCGCTGCAGGATTATCCTTGATAGCCCTAGTAAAGGATAGATCCAACATAAAAAGGGACAGGACGGCGATACATCTTACCGTCGGTCTTGTATTCTGGTTTATCGCAAACATAATTTGGGGGTACTATGAAATAGTCCTTGATATAGTATCTCCGGTACCCTCATTAGCTGATTTGTTCTTGTTGTCTGCTTATGGTTTTTTAATATACAGGTTACTGGTAACTTACAAGAAACTCGGAGAAATAACGAACAAAAAAATAATATATATCGTATCAATTGGAACAGGCTTTTTCCTTATTTACATTCTAAATTTGATGCTTAGCCTTACGGAAATTTCTAACTTCAGAGGGCTGATGTTGTTTTTAGTTACGATAGCTTACCCAATTTTGAACTCTATCCTTACAGTTCTAGCACTAACTATTCTTCTCAATATCAAAAATGAAAAACACCATTTTATTCCATGGATATGCGAGCTAATTGGCCTATTGGCTATTGTTATTGGAGATAGCTGGTTTGCCATTATAGTATTAACGGCTTTTGTGGAACAAATTTGGATTTCAGCGATATTGCTCTCGGCCCACTATTTACTGATTGCAGGAGGCTTGGTATGGTATCTACGCCACTATAGTAATTGGGAACTTAGGATATCAGACAACTCAATAACAAAAAACGTTAGAAAAATATTTTCTACTAAAGTAGTATTTTTATTCATCATTCCAACAGCTTTTGTTGTTATTATTATTTTGTATCTGCCAATAAATTTTGCAACGTTAGCAAATCAAGTAGGAGTACCATGGATTTATCCAGCATATCATGAACCACTTCAATCAAATAGTATCTATCAAGAGTACATAGTTGGTGCAATCGTCCCGCAATCTGGTTCGTTGTCCTCAATAGGAAAACCTGTTCTTGCTTCACTAGAAAAGGCCGAAAACGACGTTAATGGATATTTTGAATCACATAATATATCATCTAGAGTCAAATTATTAGTATCAGACTCAAAAACTAGTCCAGAGGAATCACTTGCGGCAATTAAGAAGTTATATTCGTCTGGAGCTAGGGTGGTTGTGGGTCCTGCTACGAGCACGGCTGTTTCTGCTGTCCTTGATTTCGCAAATGAAAATAATATTACCTTATTAAGCTATGCTAGCACTTCCCCAAAGCTGTCTATAGCTGGTGATAATCTTTTCAGATTGGTACCAGACGATAAAAGCCAAGGTAAAGTTATTGCTAAAAAGATGATGGAAGATGGAATTAAAGTTGTAGTTCCTTTTTGGAGATCCGATATCTATGGCAACGAGTTGGCCAACGCTACCAAACATTATTTTGAAAAACTGGGAGGCAGGGTAGAGGAAGGAGTAAGTTACAAGCCACATACTGGAAAATTTGCTACCAGTCTTCACAGGATTAATTTTATCATGTGGAATCAAGAACTCAAAAAGATGAACACTATGGTATCTGATGCCATAACAAAGTACGGTAAGGAATCAGTAGGTGTTTACGTGATCTCTTACGATGAGATCACACCGATATTGATCCAAGCCCAATTGTTTGATAATCTTGGCAAGGTAAGGTGGTATGGTAGTGATAGTGTAGCTGAGAACCACCATCTCACCAAAAATATCGATTCAGCGGACTTTGCTATCCAGACTGGATTCATAAACCCATTATTTTCTGTTGAAAACGATAACCAAACAGCACATGAGATAGAGAATGATTCAGGCGGCGATGGTGTCGGAGCACATGATAGTTCCATGACCTATGCAGCTACTGCATACGACTCATTCTGGATTGCTTCAAAAAGTTTGGAAAAAAATTTTACCATGGAGATAAATAATAAAGAAATGAACAGGAACGACTTTAATGATATTTTAGCAGAAACTGCCGAATCATATGATGGGACTACTGGTAAAATAGATTTAAACTTGGCTGGGGATCGAATAAGCGAAAACTATGACTTTTGGTACGTTGTCAAAGACAATTCTACTGGTGGGTTCAAGTGGGAGACAGCATCCAAAACCCTTGAACCTCATCACTAA
- the mce gene encoding methylmalonyl-CoA epimerase, whose translation MRVDHIAIAVNDANKALENYKKILKIDNIDVEEVPNEKVKVVMLNLEDTRLELIEPLEDSSPISKFLKERGEGIHHIAITADEIENDVNHAKENGMRFLGELRTGSYGRKITFIHPKSLNGVLVEFCQAPPR comes from the coding sequence ATGCGTGTGGATCACATTGCTATAGCTGTTAATGATGCAAATAAAGCTCTTGAGAATTACAAAAAAATCTTGAAAATTGATAATATTGATGTAGAAGAAGTTCCAAATGAGAAGGTAAAAGTAGTAATGTTGAATTTAGAAGACACTCGGCTCGAATTGATTGAACCTTTAGAAGATTCCAGCCCGATCAGTAAATTCCTAAAGGAAAGAGGTGAGGGTATTCATCATATAGCGATTACTGCTGATGAGATAGAGAATGATGTTAATCATGCCAAAGAGAATGGTATGCGATTCTTGGGCGAATTGAGAACTGGATCGTATGGACGCAAAATTACTTTCATCCATCCGAAATCTCTTAATGGCGTCCTTGTAGAATTTTGTCAAGCCCCTCCTCGTTAG